In one window of Microtus pennsylvanicus isolate mMicPen1 chromosome 2, mMicPen1.hap1, whole genome shotgun sequence DNA:
- the Slc61a1 gene encoding molybdate-anion transporter, with amino-acid sequence MLVTAYLSFVGLLASCLGLELSRCRAKPPGRACSNPSFLQFQLDFYQVYFLALAADWLQAPYLYKLYQHYHFLEGQIAILYVCGLASTVLFGLVASSLVDWLGRKKSCVLFSLTYSLCCLTKLSQDYFVLLVGRALGGLSTALLFSAFEAWYIHEHVERHDFPAEWIPATFARAAFWNHVLAVAAGVAAEAVASWMGLGPVAPFVAAIPLLALAGALALRNWGENYDRQRAFSKTCAGGLRCLLSDRRVLLLGTIQALFESVIFIFVFLWTPVLDPHGAPLGIVFSSFMAASLLGSSLYRIATSKRYHLQPMHLLSLAVLIVVFSLFMLTFSTSPGQENPVESFIAFLLIELACGLYFPSMSFLRRKVIPETEQAGVLNWFRVPLHLLACLGLLVLHDSDRKTGTRNMFSICSAVMVMALLAVVGLFTVVRHDAELRVPSPTGEPYAPEL; translated from the coding sequence ATGCTGGTGACTGCCTATTTGTCTTTCGTGGGCCTCCTGGCCTCCTGCCTGGGCCTGGAGCTGTCAAGATGCCGAGCCAAGCCCCCTGGAAGGGCTTGCAGCAACCCCTCCTTCCTTCAGTTTCAACTAGACTTCTATCAAGTCTACTTTCTGGCCCTGGCAGCAGATTGGCTCCAAGCCCCCTACCTGTATAAACTTTATCAGCATTACCACTTCCTGGAGGGTCAGATTGCCATCCTCTACGTTTGTGGCCTTGCCTCCACAGTCCTCTTTGGCCTGGTGGCCTCCTCCCTTGTGGATTGGCTGGGTCGTAAGAAGTCTTGTGTCCTTTTCTCCCTCACTTACTCTCTGTGTTGCTTAACCAAGCTTTCTCAAGACTACTTTGTGCTGCTGGTGGGCCGAGCCCTTGGTGGGCTGTCAACTGCTCTGCTCTTCTCAGCCTTTGAGGCCTGGTACATCCATGAGCATGTGGAGCGTCATGACTTCCCTGCCGAGTGGATCCCGGCTACCTTTGCCCGAGCCGCCTTCTGGAACCATGTGCTGGCTGTGGCAGCAGGTGTGGCGGCTGAGGCTGTGGCTAGTTGGATGGGACTGGGGCCCGTGGCACCCTTTGTGGCTGCTATCCCTCTTCTGGCTCTGGCAGGGGCCTTGGCCCTTCGTAACTGGGGAGAGAATTATGACCGTCAGCGTGCCTTCTCCAAGACCTGTGCTGGAGGCCTGCGCTGCCTGCTGTCCGACCGCCGCGTGTTGCTGCTGGGCACCATACAAGCCCTGTTTGAGAGTGTCATTTTCATCTTTGTCTTCCTCTGGACACCTGTGCTGGATCCACACGGGGCCCCGCTGGGCATTGTGTTCTCCAGCTTCATGGCTGCCAGTctgctgggctcttccctgtACCGCATTGCTACCTCCAAGAGGTACCACCTTCAACCCATGCACCTACTTTCCCTTGCTGTCCTCATCGTCGTCTTCTCTCTCTTTATGTTGACTTTCTCTACCAGCCCTGGCCAAGAAAATCCTGTGGAATCCTTCATTGCTTTTCTACTTATTGAGTTGGCCTGTGGGCTCTACTTCCCCAGCATGAGCTTCCTTCGAAGAAAGGTGATCCCAGAGACAGAGCAGGCTGGTGTTCTCAACTGGTTCCGAGTGCCCCTGCACTTATTGGCCTGTCTGGGGCTCCTTGTCCTCCATGACAGTGATCGAAAAACAGGCACTAGGAATATGTTCAGCATCTGTTCTGCTGTCATGGTGATGGCTCTGTTGGCAGTAGTGGGACTCTTCACGGTGGTGAGACACGATGCTGAGTTGCGGGTGCCCTCGCCCACAGGGGAACCCTATGCCCCTGAGCTTTGA